In Topomyia yanbarensis strain Yona2022 chromosome 2, ASM3024719v1, whole genome shotgun sequence, one DNA window encodes the following:
- the LOC131684177 gene encoding ficolin-1-like, whose amino-acid sequence MALRCLALLALTCTILCIHQADAQKTIAVDVNTDEGSRKLITIPETCTDTPRNSSGVFLIHPEKGFGEPFFVLCDHEYESGGWTVIQNRFDGSVNFLRSWDEFKKGFGHLNREFWLGLDRIHQLTYAKAHELHIVLEDFEAERRVAKYSSFAVAGEAEKYKLIELGKYSGTAGDSFRKHKNCLFSTIDRDNDNITDEHCAQVYLGAWWHNDCFQSHLNGQYLKGLTNSFSGMVWNSFRGGRYSLKVSRMLVRIPVDDKYSLI is encoded by the coding sequence ATGGCTCTACGCTGTTTGGCATTATTAGCTTTAACTTGTACAATTTTATGCATACATCAAGCAGACGCACAGAAAACAATCGCAGTAGATGTGAATACAGACGAAGGTTCCAGAAAGCTGATTACAATACCTGAAACATGTACAGACACGCCAAGGAATTCTTCGGGTGTTTTCTTGATTCACCCGGAAAAAGGATTTGGAGAACCTTTCTTCGTGCTATGCGATCACGAGTACGAATCCGGAGGATGGACAGTGATACAGAATCGGTTCGATGGTTCGGTAAATTTTCTGAGATCTTGGGACGAGTTTAAAAAAGGTTTCGGACATCTGAACCGAGAATTTTGGTTGGGTTTGGATAGGATCCACCAGCTCACCTATGCTAAAGCACACGAGCTGCACATTGTTTTGGAGGACTTTGAAGCAGAACGACGCGTTGCTAAATACAGCTCATTTGCGGTAGCGGGCGAGGCCGAGAAGTACAAACTTATCGAATTGGGCAAGTACAGTGGCACAGCTGGAGATTCGTTTAGAAAACATAAGAACTGTTTGTTTTCTACTATTGACCGCGACAATGATAATATTACGGATGAACATTGCGCTCAAGTATATCTGGGAGCTTGGTGGCATAATGATTGTTTTCAAAGTCATTTGAATGGGCAGTATTTGAAAGGTCTCACTAACTCATTTTCTGGTATGGTGTGGAATTCGTTTCGTGGAGGCCGTTATTCTTTGAAAGTGTCCAGAATGTTAGTTAGAATCCCCGTAGATGACAAATATTCACTAAtataa